The following are encoded together in the Mammaliicoccus vitulinus genome:
- a CDS encoding SA1788 family PVL leukocidin-associated protein, producing MTNLTVKYKQPFHEDNITIAENNNIPKIIYRSRILGGWTIDEAVHAFPSNEELEKNKLKSNDLKYTGNHLGTLEKVMVFEEEQRRVRYRVRYKKQKPWLEKYPQTSEFGDYAQRLFNECCGSWAK from the coding sequence ATGACGAATTTAACTGTTAAGTATAAGCAACCATTTCATGAAGATAACATAACTATTGCAGAAAATAATAACATACCAAAGATTATTTATAGATCAAGAATATTAGGTGGTTGGACTATTGATGAAGCAGTACATGCATTTCCTTCTAATGAGGAACTCGAAAAAAATAAATTAAAAAGTAATGACTTAAAGTATACAGGAAATCATTTAGGTACTTTAGAAAAAGTAATGGTTTTCGAAGAAGAACAAAGACGTGTTCGTTATAGAGTGCGTTATAAAAAGCAAAAACCATGGTTAGAGAAGTACCCTCAAACATCAGAATTTGGTGATTATGCTCAACGGTTATTTAACGAGTGTTGTGGAAGTTGGGCGAAATGA
- a CDS encoding DUF669 domain-containing protein: protein MKMTIDFSNAKEQGNFLPAGKHTVKIKNIEAKETKNGHPQLIITFVDANGREFTHYQLADFEQDWVKNWFYNFTKNAGLPVKKENFTFDTNDLVGKPIFVDIQREYNDYSEKYKNKLKYTAKYDKGKADQWDEEYAISDEEKALKAKQGGATSSSNNSNPFANADGPIDIDTNELPF from the coding sequence AGAACAAGGAAACTTCTTACCAGCAGGAAAGCACACAGTAAAAATTAAAAACATCGAAGCAAAAGAAACAAAAAACGGACACCCACAATTAATTATCACATTTGTAGATGCGAATGGCAGAGAATTTACACATTACCAATTAGCAGATTTTGAACAAGATTGGGTTAAGAACTGGTTTTATAACTTTACAAAAAACGCTGGTCTACCAGTTAAAAAAGAAAATTTCACATTTGATACGAATGATCTAGTAGGTAAACCAATATTTGTTGACATTCAAAGAGAGTATAACGATTACAGCGAAAAGTATAAAAATAAATTGAAATACACTGCTAAATACGACAAAGGCAAAGCAGACCAATGGGATGAAGAATACGCAATAAGTGATGAAGAAAAAGCATTAAAAGCAAAACAAGGCGGTGCCACTTCGTCAAGTAACAACAGTAACCCGTTCGCAAATGCTGATGGACCAATTGATATAGATACGAACGAATTACCTTTCTGA
- a CDS encoding YopX family protein codes for MLPKFRVWDKVAEDMFTPEVLELDKYGKVTGIFSKGTMFSIEDFELLQSTGLFDKNGAEIFEGDILKVFVLGDEGAIAKVIFKNGMFGIEDDMHGYGYDRGLYSLHQILSLRDAEIIGNKFTHPHLLEEE; via the coding sequence ATGTTACCGAAGTTTAGAGTTTGGGATAAAGTCGCAGAAGATATGTTTACACCTGAAGTATTAGAATTAGATAAATATGGTAAAGTAACTGGAATTTTTTCGAAAGGAACGATGTTTAGCATTGAAGATTTCGAACTCCTACAATCAACAGGATTATTCGACAAGAACGGTGCAGAGATATTTGAAGGGGATATATTAAAAGTGTTTGTTTTAGGTGATGAAGGGGCAATAGCTAAAGTGATTTTCAAAAATGGAATGTTTGGAATCGAAGATGATATGCATGGATATGGTTATGATAGAGGACTTTATTCATTACACCAAATACTATCGCTTAGAGATGCTGAAATCATAGGTAACAAATTCACACACCCACACTTACTAGAGGAGGAATAA